A portion of the Natronococcus sp. AD-5 genome contains these proteins:
- a CDS encoding lamin tail domain-containing protein: protein MTVPRSFTHWTRLEPRPRNGELTDALRAQVRDPLWLLTRQWQLAEFHGDDAGSPVRADAHVDHDHLRRYDLGPRDRGEEGCGPREYAGEPLEALVEREPVLRGEDAPPARLRAEAGQYFLRLLAAYGYDPGDGTPAADDFPGDLLLTEVEGELDADGRAFERVMADRVLDGQAVYDAVARAVSNLAAVGDGASPTVADEAALPLPTDGRRTVAFDSAVVDFVDYYRSLFDEPNAAAPSAWRPERMEYAFAVATGEGEAETVFEAPAFDGGHLDWYAFSVDPDRSLASPADAEGGDDRTEDLGGDGDANYGDDGPQTETTVSTVPTRARFPGMPATRWWEFEDAAVTLGEVAGAGASLPRLLLLEFAVQYGNNWFLVPVETPVGSLSRVTSLSVTDSFGCSQSVEPAVARTDDWNAFAFPLPDADEPGLFVPPTLPTSAESGPVERVVLARDELANLAWGIEHLVEGPVGDPIDRDAFDRPSLRIDDVSPASEGDVATEFVDFENRGDDELDLSGWTVRRVSDGEASTVFTFEDEALPPNGRLRLHTGSQASAAVDGERRDLYCERNDPIWADADALSVTDESDGTPKHVAFERLKRPSDAVADYRLSTDVADHWFPLTVDPTGPTDYRLTLARLIDADHLGVDPAHLPAPQGEILDPDAGLLGDGEDALGLPEEEVTRGGTEVTRRYRLSAWHTGRSHLWTGRRVWTGRGESSSDLRFDVLEERTDSVGSVVKDEEDGDRDREDGDGDQEDGDGDERDGDADRGDGDEDGDRDDEPHPPRETTLGLPETVLAALAYLLGWLSGIAVLLVERESESVRFHAAQSVVVFGALFATRILLLVIEVVVFLLYYPAYPTGFYYPGGPADWSTYLTLSWVIRQLVLVYWLVVAIAWIALVVWTYRGNDPRVPGAARVADALVGRS from the coding sequence ATGACCGTCCCGCGCTCGTTCACCCACTGGACACGGCTCGAACCCCGACCCCGAAACGGGGAACTGACCGACGCGCTACGGGCCCAGGTTCGGGATCCCCTGTGGTTGCTCACCCGGCAGTGGCAGCTCGCGGAGTTCCACGGGGACGACGCCGGCTCCCCCGTGCGCGCCGACGCGCACGTCGACCACGATCACCTCCGTCGCTACGATCTCGGCCCGCGGGATCGAGGGGAAGAGGGATGTGGACCGCGGGAGTACGCCGGCGAACCGCTGGAGGCGCTCGTCGAACGCGAACCGGTCCTGAGGGGCGAGGACGCGCCGCCCGCGCGGCTCAGGGCCGAGGCGGGCCAGTACTTCCTGCGGCTCCTCGCTGCATACGGGTACGACCCCGGGGACGGTACCCCGGCCGCCGATGACTTCCCCGGGGACCTCCTGTTGACCGAGGTCGAGGGGGAGCTTGACGCCGACGGCCGCGCGTTCGAGCGCGTGATGGCCGACCGCGTGCTCGACGGGCAGGCCGTCTACGACGCCGTCGCGCGGGCGGTGTCGAACCTCGCTGCCGTCGGAGACGGTGCCAGCCCGACGGTCGCGGACGAGGCCGCCCTCCCGCTCCCGACCGACGGCCGCAGGACAGTGGCGTTCGACAGCGCCGTCGTGGATTTCGTCGACTACTATCGCTCCCTGTTCGACGAGCCCAACGCGGCGGCTCCGTCCGCCTGGCGACCGGAACGGATGGAGTACGCGTTCGCGGTCGCGACCGGGGAAGGCGAGGCGGAGACCGTGTTCGAAGCCCCGGCGTTCGACGGCGGACACCTCGACTGGTACGCGTTCTCAGTGGATCCCGATCGGTCGCTGGCGTCCCCGGCCGACGCCGAGGGCGGTGACGACCGGACCGAGGACCTCGGTGGAGACGGGGACGCGAACTACGGGGACGACGGGCCACAGACCGAGACCACGGTCAGCACAGTTCCGACGCGGGCGAGGTTTCCCGGGATGCCAGCCACGCGCTGGTGGGAATTCGAGGACGCCGCCGTCACGCTCGGCGAGGTGGCGGGCGCCGGCGCGAGCCTCCCCCGGTTGCTCCTCCTCGAGTTCGCCGTTCAGTACGGCAACAACTGGTTTCTCGTCCCCGTCGAGACGCCCGTCGGATCGCTCTCGCGAGTCACCTCGCTGTCGGTCACCGACTCGTTCGGCTGCAGCCAGTCGGTCGAACCCGCGGTGGCGCGGACCGACGACTGGAACGCGTTCGCGTTTCCCTTGCCGGACGCCGACGAGCCCGGGCTGTTCGTCCCGCCGACGCTCCCCACGTCGGCCGAGTCCGGCCCGGTCGAGCGCGTCGTCCTCGCCAGGGACGAACTGGCGAACCTCGCGTGGGGGATCGAGCACCTCGTCGAGGGGCCGGTCGGTGATCCCATCGACCGGGACGCGTTCGACCGGCCGTCGCTTCGGATCGACGACGTCTCGCCGGCTTCCGAGGGCGACGTGGCGACGGAGTTCGTCGACTTCGAGAACCGCGGCGATGACGAACTCGACCTCTCGGGCTGGACGGTCCGACGGGTGAGCGACGGGGAGGCGTCGACCGTCTTCACCTTCGAGGACGAGGCCCTCCCGCCGAACGGCAGGCTCCGACTCCACACCGGTAGTCAAGCGAGCGCCGCGGTGGACGGTGAGCGACGCGATCTGTACTGCGAGCGCAACGACCCCATCTGGGCCGACGCCGACGCCTTGAGCGTCACTGACGAGTCCGACGGAACCCCGAAACACGTCGCGTTCGAGCGGTTGAAACGGCCCAGCGACGCCGTCGCCGACTACCGCCTCTCGACGGACGTCGCCGACCACTGGTTCCCCCTTACAGTCGATCCGACCGGGCCGACGGACTACCGACTGACGCTCGCCCGACTGATCGACGCCGATCACCTCGGCGTGGATCCGGCCCACCTTCCCGCGCCCCAGGGCGAGATTCTGGATCCCGACGCCGGGCTACTCGGGGATGGCGAGGACGCCCTCGGGCTCCCGGAAGAGGAGGTTACCCGTGGCGGCACGGAGGTGACTCGCCGCTATCGGCTCTCGGCCTGGCACACCGGGCGTTCGCACCTCTGGACCGGCCGTCGCGTCTGGACGGGCCGCGGCGAATCGTCGAGCGACCTCAGGTTCGACGTTCTGGAGGAGCGGACCGACTCCGTCGGTTCCGTCGTCAAGGACGAGGAAGACGGGGACCGCGACCGTGAAGATGGAGACGGCGACCAGGAGGATGGGGACGGCGACGAGAGAGACGGAGACGCGGACCGTGGAGACGGAGACGAAGATGGAGACCGAGACGACGAGCCCCACCCGCCGCGAGAGACGACCCTCGGGCTGCCCGAGACCGTCCTTGCCGCGTTGGCGTACCTCCTCGGGTGGCTCTCGGGGATCGCCGTGTTGCTCGTCGAGCGCGAGAGCGAATCCGTCCGCTTTCACGCCGCACAGAGCGTCGTCGTCTTCGGCGCGCTCTTCGCGACGAGAATCCTCCTCCTGGTCATTGAAGTGGTCGTCTTCCTCCTGTATTACCCCGCCTATCCGACCGGCTTCTACTACCCCGGCGGGCCCGCAGACTGGTCGACCTACCTCACGCTCTCATGGGTCATCCGCCAGCTCGTCCTCGTGTACTGGCTCGTCGTGGCGATCGCCTGGATCGCGCTCGTCGTGTGGACCTATCGGGGGAACGATCCACGCGTTCCCGGGGCCGCACGGGTCGCAGACGCGCTGGTCGGACGCTCGTGA
- a CDS encoding HTH domain-containing protein, producing the protein MNIHNNELTVEVYVRPDELVEPIDTKIDTLRQLDSADHIDNLLLHAWPGAITLTDQTPYSDAIDAFEQMEAWADEHGVSIQPPFTVRTTTSTFTNETQTKLQTPMMCLAVYAGEQLANVFPHSRGDDHHGVMDAIAALRTDDIELFPFAPDSAAPPPSHCLECDTLLTTVQGLGICQDCDRIEIGTTPRRERGQQSRLTLRP; encoded by the coding sequence ATGAACATTCATAACAACGAACTAACTGTAGAGGTATACGTCCGTCCGGATGAGTTGGTAGAGCCAATCGACACCAAAATCGACACGTTACGCCAGCTCGACTCAGCGGATCATATCGACAACCTGTTGCTGCACGCGTGGCCGGGGGCAATCACGCTCACGGACCAAACACCCTACAGCGACGCAATAGATGCGTTTGAACAGATGGAAGCGTGGGCCGATGAACACGGAGTCAGCATCCAACCGCCGTTCACCGTTCGGACTACCACGTCCACTTTTACGAACGAAACACAGACCAAGCTTCAGACCCCAATGATGTGCCTTGCTGTGTATGCCGGAGAGCAATTGGCGAACGTCTTCCCGCACTCTCGGGGTGACGATCACCACGGAGTCATGGACGCGATTGCAGCCCTCAGAACAGATGATATCGAGTTGTTCCCGTTCGCTCCTGATTCAGCTGCACCGCCTCCGAGCCACTGTCTGGAGTGCGATACTCTACTAACAACCGTACAGGGGCTTGGAATATGCCAAGACTGTGATCGAATCGAAATCGGCACCACGCCACGCCGCGAGCGAGGTCAGCAGTCTCGGCTTACGCTTCGGCCGTAA
- a CDS encoding 2Fe-2S iron-sulfur cluster-binding protein produces MPTIEFEGETIEANTGDNLRRALLDAGLTPHNGKAHYTNCRGNGICGTCAVEIVEGEVAAPTEKELRRLKLPPHNLDSGLRLACQLPVEDDLVVRKHSGYWGQKIEYDDS; encoded by the coding sequence ATGCCTACAATCGAATTCGAGGGTGAAACGATCGAAGCCAATACCGGTGACAACCTCCGTCGAGCACTCCTCGATGCCGGGCTTACCCCTCATAACGGGAAAGCACACTACACGAACTGTCGCGGCAACGGGATCTGCGGAACGTGTGCTGTGGAAATTGTAGAGGGCGAGGTCGCTGCACCCACAGAGAAAGAGCTCCGCCGTCTCAAACTCCCACCTCACAATCTCGACTCCGGACTCCGGTTAGCGTGTCAACTCCCGGTCGAAGATGACCTCGTCGTTCGAAAACACTCGGGCTACTGGGGCCAGAAAATCGAATACGATGATTCGTGA
- a CDS encoding tyrosine-type recombinase/integrase, giving the protein MTQHQSESSTWAKRHRRALTTRHSHEDVLTDREFELLLEACSELPSPRDFQARFICLVAGQLGLRAGEISHLNTEWFDWDRKLLQIPQHEPCSCGYCRRQAAQEASHCDDLTEDEAVEARWHPKTVSSARAIPFDLSLRLELCIERFANRYDSFPHSRSTINRRVNEAAESADLRGRVYPHCLRATAASYHAYQGVAPVPLQALMGWSDLATAQKYIRISGTATADALRQAHHR; this is encoded by the coding sequence ATGACACAGCATCAGTCTGAGTCATCAACATGGGCGAAGCGACATCGACGAGCGTTGACGACACGACATTCTCACGAAGATGTACTCACCGACCGAGAGTTCGAGTTGCTACTCGAAGCCTGCTCGGAGTTACCCAGTCCCCGTGATTTCCAAGCGCGGTTCATCTGTCTGGTAGCAGGTCAGCTCGGATTGCGGGCGGGGGAGATTTCCCACCTCAATACCGAGTGGTTCGACTGGGATCGGAAGCTTCTCCAGATTCCACAGCACGAGCCGTGTTCCTGTGGATACTGTCGTCGCCAAGCCGCTCAAGAAGCAAGCCACTGTGATGACCTCACTGAGGACGAGGCAGTAGAGGCTCGGTGGCATCCAAAGACGGTCTCCTCCGCACGGGCGATTCCCTTTGACCTGTCGTTACGTCTCGAATTGTGCATCGAACGGTTCGCCAATCGCTACGATTCGTTCCCACATTCGCGCTCGACGATCAATAGGCGGGTGAACGAAGCAGCCGAGTCTGCTGATCTCCGAGGACGTGTCTACCCACACTGTTTGCGAGCAACAGCCGCGAGCTATCACGCCTATCAGGGAGTTGCGCCAGTCCCGCTTCAGGCATTGATGGGGTGGAGCGATCTCGCCACTGCCCAGAAATACATCCGGATTTCTGGAACGGCGACCGCCGATGCACTCCGGCAAGCACATCACCGATAA
- a CDS encoding dihydrofolate reductase family protein, which translates to MSENQTDETTGTLVVGTFLTLDGVMQAPGGPDEDRDGGFKHGGWSVNYWDEKMGEIMDGQFAEIDTLLLGRKTYEIFAAHWPTVDGDDDPVAAKLNSMPKYVASRSLETVEWNNSMLLAGDVAEAVADLKEESGGEILVQGSGDLIQTLLQHDLIDEFRLWIFPLVLGTGKRLFGDGTVPAALQLTDVETSSTGVQILRYKRAGEIDYGSFALEDQ; encoded by the coding sequence ATGAGCGAGAATCAGACGGACGAAACGACCGGTACGCTTGTTGTTGGAACGTTCCTCACGCTGGACGGCGTGATGCAGGCACCGGGTGGTCCTGACGAGGACCGTGACGGTGGATTCAAGCACGGCGGGTGGTCGGTCAACTACTGGGATGAAAAGATGGGTGAGATCATGGACGGCCAGTTCGCTGAGATCGACACACTACTGCTCGGCCGCAAGACGTACGAAATCTTCGCCGCGCACTGGCCCACCGTCGACGGCGACGATGATCCCGTGGCGGCAAAACTGAACAGTATGCCCAAGTACGTCGCCTCGAGGAGCCTCGAGACGGTGGAGTGGAACAACTCGATGCTCCTTGCAGGGGATGTCGCTGAAGCCGTCGCGGATCTCAAGGAGGAATCTGGCGGCGAGATCCTGGTGCAAGGAAGCGGCGACTTGATCCAGACCTTGCTGCAGCACGATCTCATCGACGAGTTCCGCCTCTGGATCTTCCCGCTGGTCCTCGGGACCGGTAAGCGGCTGTTCGGGGACGGGACGGTCCCTGCGGCCCTCCAGCTGACGGACGTGGAAACCTCAAGCACTGGCGTGCAGATCCTCCGATATAAGCGGGCGGGTGAGATCGACTACGGGTCGTTCGCGCTGGAGGACCAATGA
- a CDS encoding VOC family protein produces MPMKSRIRVITLGVADLERSVQFYEDGLGLPLQGIFGNDADESTVAFFDVNEDMILALYPREWLAKDAKVKPGEQGGAAFSIGQTVASKDEVDAVIDQAANAGATLPEPPRDRVWGGYSGYFQDPDEHLWEIVWNPDLPES; encoded by the coding sequence ATGCCGATGAAGTCGCGTATTCGAGTGATTACGCTCGGCGTCGCCGACCTGGAGCGGTCGGTCCAGTTTTACGAAGATGGTCTAGGGCTTCCGCTCCAGGGTATATTCGGGAACGACGCGGACGAGAGCACGGTCGCATTCTTCGACGTCAACGAGGACATGATCCTTGCGCTGTACCCTAGGGAGTGGTTAGCCAAGGACGCGAAGGTCAAACCCGGAGAACAGGGTGGCGCGGCCTTCTCTATCGGCCAGACCGTCGCATCCAAGGACGAGGTGGACGCGGTCATCGACCAAGCAGCCAATGCCGGTGCGACCCTTCCAGAGCCGCCGCGTGACCGAGTCTGGGGTGGGTACTCGGGGTATTTCCAAGACCCCGATGAGCACCTCTGGGAGATCGTCTGGAACCCCGACTTACCTGAGAGCTGA
- a CDS encoding HTH domain-containing protein: MSSKNQLRPTELAVTCHVRAPLLLEPVDSKVETLQRCEENGQIDALRLQSWPDEVSLEPETPDQEVIDRFKQFEQWADAHGVSVRPPFRIRTVTSLVDDEPKRVLVTPLLCLAFYYDNQLVGVYPYSDGESTYTSTEVIAELTTGAVPTPINQLSAPAASSTEDTTESLATNGLDSADRKRVLTPSSCPHCDGALVNVQGILACDSCKWNDGCLDELESSGAKLVYLSLTDSPKSVDTLKTALDLKMGTVYGLLRTLVERGLVEQTKTNKYRVSQHELGEETRRHAQH, translated from the coding sequence ATGAGTTCCAAGAATCAATTACGTCCAACCGAACTCGCCGTTACCTGCCACGTCCGCGCACCACTCCTCCTGGAGCCGGTCGATTCCAAGGTTGAGACGCTGCAACGCTGCGAGGAGAACGGACAAATCGACGCGCTCCGTCTCCAGAGCTGGCCCGACGAGGTTTCGCTCGAACCAGAGACTCCGGATCAGGAGGTTATCGATCGCTTCAAGCAATTCGAACAGTGGGCAGACGCCCACGGCGTAAGCGTTCGCCCACCGTTCCGGATCAGGACAGTAACGTCGCTTGTGGACGATGAGCCAAAACGTGTCCTTGTCACACCGCTACTCTGTCTCGCGTTCTACTACGATAACCAGTTGGTCGGAGTGTATCCTTACTCGGATGGCGAATCCACGTATACTTCAACAGAGGTGATTGCTGAGCTCACAACTGGAGCAGTCCCGACGCCGATCAACCAACTGTCTGCACCCGCCGCTTCTTCAACCGAGGACACCACCGAATCGCTCGCTACAAACGGGCTGGACTCTGCCGATCGAAAACGAGTACTCACCCCGTCCTCGTGTCCTCACTGTGATGGCGCGCTCGTCAACGTACAGGGGATACTGGCGTGTGACTCGTGCAAGTGGAACGATGGCTGTCTCGACGAACTCGAGTCATCTGGTGCGAAGCTGGTCTATTTATCGCTCACCGACAGCCCGAAATCGGTTGACACGCTCAAAACCGCGCTCGATCTCAAAATGGGGACGGTCTACGGTCTCCTTCGAACACTAGTAGAGCGTGGTCTCGTCGAACAAACGAAAACGAACAAGTATCGAGTCTCTCAGCACGAATTGGGTGAGGAGACCCGACGGCACGCTCAACATTGA
- a CDS encoding site-specific integrase, which translates to MEPPLRVFEKFCKREGIERVDERESRGLRQFSLRLADRYRNEEIAGSTANTYFAYVRAFLSFCMRDELPDTNPADTERVEGYLPEGTPTREIQFWSKEQREQGQC; encoded by the coding sequence ATGGAACCACCGCTCCGAGTCTTCGAAAAGTTCTGTAAGCGCGAGGGAATCGAACGCGTTGACGAGCGTGAGTCGAGAGGCCTCCGCCAGTTCAGCCTTCGCCTCGCCGACCGCTACCGTAACGAGGAAATCGCCGGCTCAACCGCGAACACGTACTTTGCGTACGTCCGGGCGTTCCTCTCGTTTTGCATGCGCGACGAACTGCCCGACACGAATCCCGCGGACACTGAACGTGTCGAGGGGTACCTTCCCGAAGGCACACCGACTCGAGAGATACAGTTCTGGTCAAAAGAACAGCGTGAGCAAGGTCAATGTTGA
- a CDS encoding DUF7344 domain-containing protein, with protein MGKSITQHDSSIQYDSASWLVTFVGVLLGASGLAYVMTHPEPLTVWTTELALVSLPAAAIVYGGYWIAASQMSKEKEWNIAKWCLIGAVVAAVLLFGYSSAERFGGATVIDPWLLIILGALGGGFVALFSAISTERQYLTAAIGTGQERRLIEEGVEPLSAEAQTFAELAADTRSWYVVWALQLAENPLGIETIAEQIAANEGTDTQNVYVDLIHVRLPKLADEGLIRYHEDVETVELSSERAVAVANASKELSATGEQLASAE; from the coding sequence ATGGGAAAATCCATCACTCAGCACGATTCGAGCATACAATATGACTCAGCATCGTGGCTTGTAACGTTCGTCGGCGTGTTGTTAGGCGCTTCCGGGCTCGCATACGTAATGACGCATCCGGAACCACTAACGGTATGGACAACCGAATTGGCGCTTGTTAGTCTTCCAGCGGCAGCTATCGTGTACGGCGGCTACTGGATTGCAGCGTCTCAAATGTCGAAAGAGAAGGAGTGGAATATCGCAAAATGGTGCCTCATTGGCGCCGTCGTTGCAGCAGTGCTCCTGTTTGGATACAGCTCCGCCGAACGGTTCGGTGGCGCGACCGTAATCGATCCTTGGTTGCTCATCATTCTCGGAGCTCTCGGTGGAGGGTTCGTTGCCCTCTTTTCGGCAATTTCGACAGAGCGGCAGTATCTTACCGCGGCTATCGGCACTGGTCAGGAACGTCGTCTAATCGAAGAAGGTGTTGAACCGCTCTCTGCCGAGGCACAGACCTTCGCAGAACTGGCAGCCGATACTCGGTCGTGGTACGTCGTGTGGGCGTTACAGTTAGCGGAGAACCCACTCGGTATTGAGACGATCGCTGAACAAATAGCAGCTAACGAAGGAACGGACACGCAGAACGTGTACGTTGATTTAATTCATGTCCGTCTCCCGAAACTTGCCGATGAAGGGCTGATTCGCTACCACGAAGACGTTGAAACCGTCGAGCTCAGTAGTGAACGGGCTGTGGCAGTAGCAAACGCAAGCAAGGAGTTGTCCGCGACTGGTGAACAGCTCGCATCGGCTGAATGA